The Drosophila gunungcola strain Sukarami unplaced genomic scaffold, Dgunungcola_SK_2 000105F, whole genome shotgun sequence genome includes a region encoding these proteins:
- the LOC128265254 gene encoding apoptosis regulatory protein Siva isoform X1, which produces MENIVQTNALKRSRSADDDDANNNLTQRKIWVNQKMNDARDPEKMKQVHEKTTKMLFDGAAGNGQGQGQTTSNGLVQGQQQQPQPPALFGQYQLMGDGTILLRNLRADMANPRLERQKSRCCQRQTLIHDVCVNCNMDLCEECGYSCGECCQFICRSCVTLFGNRPEEADDPLCERCQMFFA; this is translated from the exons atggaaaacatTGTCCAGACAAACGCATTGAAACGATCGCGATCGGCGGACGACGACGACGCCAACAACAATCTGACCCAAAGGAAAATCTGGGTGAACCAAAAAATGAACGATGCTCGCGATCctgaaaaaatgaaacaggTGCACG aaaaaacaacaaaaatgctTTTCGACGGTGCAGCCGGCAACGGACAAGGTCAGGGTCAGACCACCTCGAACGGACTGGTTCAaggtcagcagcagcagccgcagccgcccGCCCTTTTTGGGCAGTACCAGCTGATGGGCGATGGAACCATCCTGTTGCGCAACCTTCGAGCCGACATGGCCAATCCGCGCCTGGAGCGCCAGAAGTCCCGCTGCTGCCAGCGCCAAACCCTCATCCACGACGTCTGCGTCAACTGCAACATGGATCTGTGCGAGGAGTGCGGCTATTCCTGTGGCGAATGCTGCCAGTTTATATGCCGCAGTTGCGTTACCTTGTT TGGCAATCGTCCCGAAGAAGCCGACGATCCCTTATGCGAACGCTGCCAGATGTTTTTCGCCTAG
- the LOC128265254 gene encoding uncharacterized protein LOC128265254 isoform X2, with product MLFDGAAGNGQGQGQTTSNGLVQGQQQQPQPPALFGQYQLMGDGTILLRNLRADMANPRLERQKSRCCQRQTLIHDVCVNCNMDLCEECGYSCGECCQFICRSCVTLFGNRPEEADDPLCERCQMFFA from the exons atgctTTTCGACGGTGCAGCCGGCAACGGACAAGGTCAGGGTCAGACCACCTCGAACGGACTGGTTCAaggtcagcagcagcagccgcagccgcccGCCCTTTTTGGGCAGTACCAGCTGATGGGCGATGGAACCATCCTGTTGCGCAACCTTCGAGCCGACATGGCCAATCCGCGCCTGGAGCGCCAGAAGTCCCGCTGCTGCCAGCGCCAAACCCTCATCCACGACGTCTGCGTCAACTGCAACATGGATCTGTGCGAGGAGTGCGGCTATTCCTGTGGCGAATGCTGCCAGTTTATATGCCGCAGTTGCGTTACCTTGTT TGGCAATCGTCCCGAAGAAGCCGACGATCCCTTATGCGAACGCTGCCAGATGTTTTTCGCCTAG
- the LOC128265250 gene encoding uncharacterized protein LOC128265250, producing the protein MDTGEELKSWLEEKSKPYPARVEFALKVWQSVEFPYPNKYEIITQWLDESLASCGDLPTQQLKDFLKLRAQPGWVTQKIKFQLIQTLVKIVSLDGNANESALELLPLAINSELLQDALRANNEFLTECYGSMFKCHHRCLELRKKDKTEDPEHWDVEFVVPVIKQLAEIARRSQKPHLLLKFYDANTVRPLVELLLSLKSPCLEELAELEKQLKAEFSAERIAEQPLHVSLLLLEAAILNNRYETVNLQKIVPAVFKISRKSATSLPLVAYLLMSLRKYDISLQFKMAQPIGTGFNFVAQQLLTLVREYRKSHLKEVLILLCSALRLNPLLLEQSVYQITVWLLTAPKADPEEEQLYSEYLILLLDMFRRLNRAERFVMNLLKALKEWLGKYTLDIPSSEAKKRRIVGNEKVDNEEQQTEKRYLSLIFAGTPLTAAPSANDAFRQLSHTWPSHSAGTAFTRLVSNLMSKPSLVIWKTLLFAFAELLEEDQPQGVMPENLDFARELHAALLCQYLNGTRLAEQVHLHQVEVEQQLQHTSQVLEQFGRRLLSQEHNRRLMNAFLECTERASGFELLLTHYWPDGFPASQRPLQLRGFLPAAEWTLIQQRVHNFGKSSCRQRLQRLELQLAESGWLLHDQTGATNCSDALAELVAPQQLFRLTRPQKQLRLHQRRQDQDLDSHLEDSECVELLALQLLGEYRALVKEAKAKGSLLVKLKLEEQVEEAALVGFLREKASVDKELQLPSAQELVESLLRLPLAQLASPIRSRLWLVIFVLHRDLSRSQQVEQANQVLELLIDLMHFGQPLPICSYFPQLSELLILIPTSSTTGWSFYETLFARCIRRQSAGSEAFLASCTEYLKDQLAATNKLQTEQCRLLLLAIETLSSVTGAQGRRMQRQLQPLLEIYGEMVAHKFRSKKKEASVYKEFVDSTLAGYATYVSSCINRVARLERESEQQNKKKEQELVPVPEAEQQEQQEQDKKKKKKDKKKANAEEEEDLAKVEEQQSIDDNFRRICKIYIGHSLNYRNAHAIRLLNVALTHRQRLHLDPDEIEFVLSSYWRQLNADIETRDISASSALDCLEPAVKLIIGYKTNEDFLLLLRRLSSQVEQMPRPQSPAQHTALQNVLTLLALFAKCSLSSVKGAMLNEHFELISVSVALRLPEPKDTAYRVHALRLLEAQRNLAENRTVPLTGETLDCLLGSMLDVDIKHLISRGGSWQDFVDLYGALTDNLMVLLKQHSNLMSDRAAQLSALCQDLVQAIVGYRAERKQTQDITETELDGLADLGLKLATVMATVATTQALAVKRVAPFLLIFTIRQMVSTERPTTLFEKVKVHIVRVCHELIRLCDHRAGHFILRSSSEAGARMYEGLVKEHEKYHKFRGKV; encoded by the exons ATGGACACAGGCGAAG AGCTGAAGTCCTGGCTGGAGGAGAAGAGCAAACCGTATCCGGCACGTGTTGAATTCGCCCTGAAAGTCTGGCAATCCGTGGAGTTTCCCTATCCCAACAAGTACGAGATCATCACCCAATGGCTCGATGAATCCCTGGCCAGCTGTGGGGATCTGCCCACGCAGCAGCTTAAGGATTTCCTAAAGCTAAGGGCACAGCCCGGCTGGGTCACTCAGAAGATTAAGTTCCAGCTAATCCAAACGCTGGTGAAGATTGTTTCCCTGGATGGGAATGCGAATGAGTCGGCATTGGAACTTCTGCCCTTGGCCATCAACTCGGAGCTGCTCCAGGATGCTCTGCGTGCAAACAACGAGTTCTTAACCGAATGCTATGGCAGCATGTTCAAGTGTCACCACAGATGCTTGGAGCTCCGCAAGAAGGACAAGACTGAGGATCCGGAGCACTGGGATGTGGAGTTTGTGGTGCCGGTGATCAAGCAACTGGCCGAGATTGCCCGTCGCTCTCAAAAGCCTCACTTGTTGCTCAAGTTTTACGATGCGAATACTGTGCGACCTTTGGTGGAGCTCCTGCTCAGCCTCAAATCCCCGTGCCTGGAGGAACTGGCCGAGCTGGAGAAGCAGCTCAAGGCAGAGTTCAGCGCCGAACGTATCGCCGAGCAGCCGCTTCATGTCAGCCTGCTGCTTTTGGAGGCTGCCATCCTGAACAATCGCTACGAAACGGTAAACCTTCAGAAAATCGTCCCCGCGGTCTTTAAAATCAGTCGGAAGTCGGCTACATCGCTTCCCCTGGTTGCCTATTTGCTGATGTCACTGCGCAAGTACGACATCTCCTTGCAGTTTAAAATGGCTCAGCCAATCGGCACCGGATTTAACTTTGTTGCCCAGCAGCTGCTGACTTTGGTGCGTGAGTACAGAAAGTCGCACCTGAAAGAGGTTCTGATACTGCTCTGCTCGGCGCTGCGATTGAATCCCCTGCTGCTGGAGCAGAGTGTCTACCAGATCACCGTTTGGCTGCTAACTGCTCCCAAGGCGGATCccgaggaggagcagctgtACTCGGAGTATCTGATCCTACTCCTGGATATGTTCCGTCGATTGAACCGTGCCGAACGGTTCGTCATGAATCTGCTGAAGGCCCTTAAAGAGTGGCTGGGCAAGTATACGCTGGATATTCCCTCCAGTGAAGCCAAGAAGCGGCGCATCGTGGGTAACGAAAAGGTGGACAACGAGGAGCAGCAGACGGAGAAGCGCTATCTGAGTCTGATCTTCGCAGGTACACCTTTAACTGCGGCTCCCTCGGCCAACGATGCTTTCAGGCAGCTCTCCCACACCTGGCCAAGTCACTCTGCCGGCACGGCCTTTACTCGCCTGGTCAGCAACCTAATGTCAAAGCCATCGCTGGTGATTTGGAAGACCTTGTTGTTCGCCTTCGCGGAACTGCTGGAGGAGGACCAGCCCCAGGGAGTGATGCCCGAGAATCTGGACTTTGCCCGTGAACTGCACGCTGCGCTGCTGTGTCAGTATTTGAATGGCACCCGACTGGCGGAGCAAGTGCATCTCCATCAGGTGGAAGtggagcagcaactgcagcacaCTTCCCAGGTGCTGGAGCAGTTCGGACGACGCTTGCTGAGTCAGGAGCACAATCGCCGGCTGATGAACGCCTTTCTGGAGTGCACGGAACGTGCCAGTGGCTTCGAGCTGCTCCTCACCCACTACTGGCCAGATGGTTTCCCCGCCAGCCAAAGGCCGCTGCAGCTGAGGGGCTTTCTGCCCGCCGCCGAGTGGACACTGATCCAACAGAGGGTGCACAACTTCGGCAAGAGCTCCTGCCGCCAGCGGTTGCAGCGTTTGGAACTGCAGCTGGCGGAGAGTGGTTGGCTGCTGCACGATCAAACTGGGGCAACCAATTGCTCCGATGCCCTGGCAGAGTTGGTGGCACCCCAACAACTCTTCCGCCTAACCAGGCCACAGAAACAGCTGCGTTTGCATCAAAGGAGGCAGGATCAGGACTTGGACTCCCATCTGGAGGACTCCGAGTGCGTGGAACTGCTTGCGCTGCAGCTGCTAGGGGAGTATAGAGCCTTGGTCAAGGaggccaaggccaagggctCGCTGTTGGTCAAGCTgaagctggaggagcaggtggaggAGGCCGCCCTAGTCGGTTTCCTCCGGGAGAAGGCCTCTGTCGACAAGGAGCTTCAGTTGCCCTCGGCCCAGGAGCTGGTGGAGTCACTGCTGCGCTTGCCACTGGCTCAGTTGGCCAGTCCCATTCGCTCTCGCCTCTGGCTGGTGATCTTTGTCCTGCACAGGGATCTCAGTCGCAGTCAGCAGGTGGAGCAGGCCAATCAAGTGCTGGAACTATTGATAG ATCTTATGCACTTTGGTCAGCCGCTTCCCATCTGCAGTTACTTTCCACAGCTCAGCGAACTGCTCATCCTGATCCCCACCAGCTCGACGACGGGTTGGAGCTTCTACGAAACACTTTTCGCCCGCTGCATTCGACGCCAGAGTGCCGGCAGCGAGGCATTCCTCGCCAGCTGCACGGAGTACCTCAAGGACCAACTGGCTGCCACCAACAAGCTGCAAACGGAGCAGTGTCGTCTCCTGCTGCTGGCCATCGAAACGCTGTCCAGTGTGACTGGTGCCCAGGGCAGGCGGATGCAGCGCCAGCTACAGCCACTGCTCGAGATCTATGGCGAGATGGTGGCCCACAAGTTTCGCTCCAAAAAGAAGGAGGCTTCCGTGTACAAAGAGTTCGTGGACAGCACTCTGGCGGGCTATGCCACCTATGTGAGCAGCTGCATCAATCGAGTGGCCAGGCTGGAGCGGGAAAGTGAGCAGCAGAACAAGAaaaaggagcaggagctggtACCGGTACCGGAAgcggagcagcaggagcagcaagAGCAGgacaaaaagaagaaaaagaaggatAAAAAGAAGGCAAATgctgaggaggaggaggatctGGCCAAGGTGGAGGAACAGCAATCCATCGATGACAACTTCCGACGCATCTGTAAGATCTACATTGGTCACTCG TTGAACTATCGCAATGCCCACGCCATTCGCCTGCTGAATGTGGCCCTCACCCATCGTCAGCGCTTGCACTTGGATCCCGATGAGATCGAGTTCGTGTTGAGCAGCTATTGGCGGCAATTGAATGCGGATATCGAGACGAGGGACATCTCCGCCAGTTCGGCGTTGGATTGCCTGGAGCCCGCCGTCAAGCTGATCATTGGCTACAAGACCAACGAGGAtttcctgctgctcctgcggcgccTTTCCTCCCAAGTGGAGCagatgccacgcccccagtCGCCTGCCCAGCACACTGCGCTCCAGAATGTGCTCACCCTGCTGGCCCTGTTCGCCAAGTGTTCACTCAGCAGCGTGAAGGGAGCG ATGCTCAACGAGCATTTCGAGCTGATCAGCGTCAGTGTGGCACTGCGGCTGCCCGAGCCCAAGGATACGGCCTATCGTGTCCATGCGCTCCGTCTGCTGGAGGCTCAGCGCAATCTGGCCGAGAATCGCACGGTTCCGCTCACTGGGGAGACGCTGGATTGCCTGCTCGGCAGCATGTTGGATGTGGACATCAAGCACTTGATTAGCCGCGGCGGCAGTTGGCAGGACTTTGTGGATCTTTACGGAGCACTCACGGATAATCTGATGGTGCTGTTGAAGCAGCACAGCAACCTGATGTCCGACCGAGCTGCCCAGCTGAGTGCCCTGTGCCAGGATCTCGTCCAGGCCATCGTGGGCTATCGAGCTGAGCGAAAGCAGACCCAGGACATCACTGAGACAGAGTTGGATGGCCTGGCGGACTTGGGCCTGAAGTTGGCCACTGTGATGGCCACGGTGGCCACCACTCAGGCGCTGGCCGTGAAGCGAGTGGCGCCCTTCCTGCTCATATTCACCATCCGCCAAATGGTGTCCACCGAACGACCCACCACGCTCTTCGAAAAG GTCAAGGTCCACATAGTGCGCGTCTGCCACGAGCTGATCCGACTTTGCGATCACCGCGCCGGACACTTCATCCTGCGCTCCAGCAGCGAAGCGGGCGCCCGGATGTACGAGGGATTGGTGAAGGAGCACGAGAAGTACCACAAATTCAGGGGCAAGGTGTAG
- the LOC128265252 gene encoding ATP-binding cassette sub-family B member 10, mitochondrial, with protein sequence MLLNCTRLTHGCTTLRVTQISRIRTLGTSLRQTSSPTSYNHHLGRCLHRRATRTLPGSPASHPPPSEQNHLLQTLRMPLWCMRRGLAQSSKWLARNAKAHAPPPVRAAIEPVPLKMGRSQYGRLLSLTKSEKWVLTAGIGCLVVSSAITMSVPLFLGKVIDVVFNKSGMDSAAMAKLGEYSLLLFGIFVLGGFANFARVHLFGNAALRIVRNLRSRLYRSMLMQEVGWFDTKGTGELINRLSNDTYMVGISLSQNVSDGLRSLAMIGVGTGMMIYTSPQLAAVSALVVPAMAGMAIVYGRYVRRITKTELDKYAEIMKFGEERFGNVKTVKTFSREQHEVAAFDGKLDEALEIGYKETRARSIFFGLTGFCGNFIIISVLYYGGTLVLQDSLTIGALTAFMLYAGYVAISMNGLSNFYSQLNKGIGASERIWEILDRECTIPIDKGIVPVDKPLGEVGFQSVYFTFPTRPEAAVLSDFSLNLLPGKTTAVVGRSGSGKTTIALLMLRLYDPQGGSVQLDGIDLRTLNPQWLRNNIGAVSQEPVLFSCSIRENILYGANPDQQISEEQLQRVVEEANVSQFTDQLPDGLETLVGQRGMMLSGGQKQRVAIARALIKNPAILILDEATSALDAVSEQLVQNALDNLVQGRTVLTIAHRLSTIRNADQIAVLSDGKIVEQGSYNELMGISEGVFRELVASQAFAGRD encoded by the exons ATGTTGTTGAACTGCACGAGGCTGACACACGGCTGCACGACCCTTCGGGTCACGCAAATCAGCCGAATCAGGACGCTAGGAACGTCACTGCGCCAGACATCATCCCCAACATCATATAATCATCATCTGGGCAGGTGTCTCCATCGACGCGCCACCAGGACGCTCCCAGGCTCGCCAGCCAGTCACCCGCCTCCGAGTGAACAGAATCACCTGCTCCAAACGCTGCGCATGCCGTTGTGGTGCATGCGACGTGGACTGGCCCAGAGCAGCAAGTGGTTGGCCAGGAATGCTAAGGCGCATGCACCACCTCCAGTTCGAGCCGCAATCGAACCCGTTCCCCTGAAAATGGGCCGATCCCAGTACGGCCGCCTGCTCAGCCTGACCAAATCGGAGAAATGGGTGCTGACAG CGGGCATTGGCTGCCTGGTGGTCTCCTCGGCCATCACCATGTCGGTTCCCCTGTTCCTCGGCAAGGTCATTGATGTGGTCTTCAACAAATCGGGCATGGATAGCGCGGCCATGGCCAAACTGGGCGAGTACTCGCTGCTGCTCTTCGGGATATTCGTGTTGGGCGGCTTCGCCAACTTTGCCCGTGTCCACCTGTTCGGCAATGCGG CCCTCCGCATAGTGCGCAATCTAAGGTCCCGCTTGTATAGATCCATGCTGATGCAGGAGGTAGGCTGGTTCGACACCAAGGGCACCGGGGAGCTGATCAACCGACTGAGCAACGACACCTACATGGTGGGCATCTCGCTGAGCCAGAACGTCTCCGATGGCCTGCGATCCTTGGCCATGATTGGCGTGGGAACAGGAATGATG ATCTACACTTCTCCTCAGCTGGCGGCCGTGAGTGCCTTGGTGGTGCCTGCAATGGCGGGCATGGCCATCGTCTACGGACGCTATGTACGGCGGATCACCAAAACGGAGCTGGACAAGTACGCGGAGATAATGAAGTTCGGGGAGGAGCGTTTTGGGAATGTGAAGACGGTGAAAACCTTCAGCCGGGAGCAACACGAAGTGGCCGCTTTTGATGGCAAACTGGATGAAGCGCTGGAGATTGGCTACAAGGAGACGCGCGCCCGATCTATTTTCTTCGGATTG ACTGGCTTCTGTGGcaactttattattatatccGTGTTGTATTACGGCGGCACCTTAGTTTTACAAGACTCTCTGACCATTGGAGCCCTGACGGCCTTCATGCTCTACGCCGGCTACGTGGCGATCTCGATGAATGGGCTGTCCAACTTCTACAGCCAGCTGAATAAGGGCATCGGGGCCTCGGAGCGGATTTGGGAAATCCTCGACAGAGAGTGCACGATACCCATTGACAAGGGTATTGTGCCGGTGGACAAGCCGCTGGGCGAAGTGGGCTTCCAGAGCGTCTACTTTACATTTCCCACTCGTCCCGAAGCCGCTGTTCTGTCCGATTTCTCGCTCAATCTGTTGCCGGGGAAAACCACGGCAGTGGTGGGTCGTTCTGGATCCGGAAAGACAACGATAGCCCTGCTCATGCTTCGATTGTATGATCCCCAAGGAGGCAGTGTCCAACTGGATGGCATTGATTTGCGTACATTGAATCCGCAGTGGTTGCGGAATAATATCGGTGCCGTCAGTCAAGAGCCGGTGCTCTTTTCATGCTCGATCCGGGAGAACATCCTGTATGGCGCCAATCCCGACCAGCAGATCAGCGAGGAGCAACTGCAGCGGGTCGTGGAAGAGGCGAATGTCAGCCAGTTCACCGACCAGCTGCCGGATGGCCTGGAGACGCTCGTCGGCCAGCGGGGCATGATGCTAAGTGGCGGGCAGAAACAACGAGTTGCCATTGCCAGGGCGCTTATTAAG AACCCCGCCATTCTGATCCTAGACGAAGCCACCAGCGCGCTGGATGCCGTTTCAGAGCAGCTGGTGCAGAACGCTTTGGACAATCTTGTCCAGGGACGCACTGTGCTGACCATTGCCCACCGATTAAGCACAATCCGCAATGCGGACCAAATTGCCGTGCTGAGCGACGGAAAGATTGTGGAGCAGGGCAGCTACAACGAGCTGATGGGCATCTCGGAGGGCGTCTTTCGGGAACTAGTGGCCAGCCAGGCATTCGCCGGCCGTGATTAG
- the LOC128265253 gene encoding probable methylmalonate-semialdehyde dehydrogenase [acylating], mitochondrial: MSLVRLIGAEARHLAKRSYSSAAPTTKLFIDGKFVESKTTEWIDVHDPATNQVVTRVPKATQAEMQTALESNKKAFRSWSNQSILTRQQVMFKLQALIKENMGELAKNITKEQGKTLADAEGDVLRGLQVVEHCCSIPSLQMGETVANVARDMDTYSLVMPLGVTAGVAPFNFPAMIPLWMFPVAITTGNTMLLKPSERVPGATMLLMELLNEAGCPPGVVNVIHGQHDAVNFICDAPEIKAVSFVGSDQAGKYIYERAGKNGKRVQSNMGAKNHGIILGDANKENTLNQLAGAAFGAAGQRCMALSTAVFVGDAQAWIPDLVDRAQKLKVNAGHVPGTDVGPVISAASRQRINDLIESGVKEGAKLILDGRKVSVPGYEDGYFVGPTILSDVTPSMKCYTEEIFGPVLVILKADNLDDAIGIVNANPYGNGTAVFTTNGAAARKFVNEIDAGQVGVNVPIPVPLPMFSFTGTRGSFRGDHHFYGKQGIKFYTQTKTVTQLWRETDVTHTQAAVAMPTMK; this comes from the exons ATGTCCCTAGTGCGTTTGATCGGTGCTGAG GCCCGCCATTTGGCCAAGAGGTCCTACTCCTCGGCCGCTCCCACCACCAAGCTGTTCATCGACGGCAAGTTCGTGGAGTCGAAGACGACCGAGTGGATCGATGTGCACGACCCGGCCACCAACCAGGTGGTTACCCGAGTGCCCAAGGCCACCCAGGCGGAGATGCAGACGGCTCTTGAATCGAACAAGAAGGCCTTCCGCTCGTGGAGCAACCAGTCGATCCTCACCCGCCAACAGGTGATGTTCAAGCTGCAGGCGCTGATCAAGGAGAACATGGGCGAGCTGGCCAAGAACATCACCAAGGAGCAGGGCAAGACTTTGGCCGATGCCGAGGGCGATGTGCTCCGTGGCCTCCAGGTGGTGGAACACTGCTGCAGCATCCCCTCGCTCCAAATGGGTGAGACGGTGGCGAACGTGGCCAGGGATATGGATACCTACTCACTGGTCATGCCATTGGGTGTGACCGCTGGAGTGGCTCCCTTCAACTTCCCAGCCATGATCCCGCTCTGGATGTTCCCGGTGGCCATTACCACGGGCAACACCATGCTGCTGAAGCCATCGGAACGTGTGCCCGGTGCCACCATGCTGCTGATGGAGCTCCTCAACGAGGCCGGCTGCCCGCCGGGTGTGGTCAATGTGATCCATGGCCAGCACGATGCTGTCAACTTCATCTGCGATGCTCCCGAGATCAAGGCCGTGTCCTTTGTGGGCTCCGATCAGGCTGGCAAGTACATTTACGAGCGGGCTGGCAAGAATGGCAAGCGGGTGCAGTCGAATATGGGCGCCAAGAACCATGGCATCATCCTGGGCGATGCCAACAAGGAGAACACGTTGAACCAGCTGGCAGGAGCCGCCTTCGGTGCTGCCGGTCAGCGATGCATGGCCTTGTCCACGGCTGTCTTTGTGGGCGATGCTCAGGCATGGATTCCCGATCTCGTCGATCGCGCCCAGAAGCTGAAGGTGAATGCCGGTCATGTGCCCGGAACGGATGTGGGACCCGTAATCAGTGCCGCCTCCCGCCAGCGCATCAACGACCTGATTGAATCCGGTGTCAAGGAGGGAGCCAAGCTCATCCTGGACGGCCGCAAGGTCAGTGTGCCCGGCTACGAGGATGGCTACTTTGTGGGACCCACCATCCTGAGCGATGTGACGCCCAGCATGAAATGCTACACCGAGGAGATCTTTGGCCCTGTGCTGGTCATCCTGAAGGCCGACAATTTGGACGATGCCATTGGTATTGTTAATGCCAATCCCTATGGAAACGGTACCGCCGTGTTCACCACCAATGGTGCCGCTGCCCGCAAGTTCGTCAATGAAATCGATGCCGGCCAGGTGGGCGTGAATGTTCCAATTCCCGTGCCCTTGCCCATGTTCTCCTTCACCGGAACTCGCGGCTCCTTCCGCGGTGACCATCACTTCTATGGCAAGCAGGGCATCAAGTTCTACACCCAGACCAAGACGGTGACCCAATTGTGGCGGGAGACGGATGTGACCCACACCCAGGCGGCCGTGGCCATGCCCACCATGAAGTAA
- the LOC128265260 gene encoding uncharacterized protein LOC128265260, whose protein sequence is METTGYQDISALEKSVANAGSQLYTMAHKLHEVERSLEQTTMEQMDEMEVLELLESMSEVTNEYQNLRKDIREVQQLQRDVSSSIRYQMRSMQQTFHTLKQRIASSQKGRKKPEKPLTGHGDMNNP, encoded by the exons ATGGAGACCACGGGGTACCAGGACATCAGCGCTCTGGAAAAATCT GTGGCCAATGCCGGTTCACAGCTTTATACGATGGCCCACAAACTCCATGAGGTGGAGCGCAGCCTCGAACAGACGACGATGGAGCAGATGGACGAAATGGAGGTCCTCGAGCTGCTCGAGTCGATGAGCGAGGTGACCAACGAGTACCAGAATCTGCGCAAGGACATTCGCGAGGTGCAGCAGTTGCAGCGTGACGTCAGCAGCTCCATACGCTACCAAATGCGCAGCATGCAGCAGACATTTCACACACTAAAACAGCGGATAGCCAGCTCCCAGAAGGGTCGCAAAAAGCCAGAAAAACCCTTAACGGGGCATGGGGATATGAATAATCCATGA